From the genome of Pukyongia salina, one region includes:
- a CDS encoding TlpA family protein disulfide reductase, translated as MKKLLLALFALAVFACAEEKPKDYVTITGKITNKNSDEIKIYNRTYSKLIKVNEDGTFSDTLKVVRGKYSFYDGNEGTSLFLENGYDLHMTLDTEMFDETIKYTGVGAENNNFLAEEALLKEKLLDGDFDSFDEAQLKAALENVKNEVSAFIENAGEIDTMITNDSRERLDATLLSYERYYGGIISLRKDFPKGAPSPVFKEYENFNGGTTSLSDLRGKYVYVDVWATWCGPCKVEIPHLKKLEAEFHDKNIAFVSMSIDDDKRHDDSWEKAHQAWKEMVADKELTGVQIMAPKGWESDFVKNYKINGIPRFILIDPNGNVFDPNAPRPSDPKLKELLQTLI; from the coding sequence ATGAAAAAACTCCTTCTAGCTCTGTTTGCCCTTGCTGTGTTCGCTTGTGCAGAAGAAAAGCCCAAAGATTACGTAACAATTACAGGTAAGATTACAAATAAGAACAGTGACGAAATTAAGATCTATAACCGAACTTATTCCAAGCTCATAAAAGTTAACGAAGACGGAACTTTTAGTGACACTCTCAAAGTGGTAAGAGGAAAATACAGTTTTTATGACGGTAATGAAGGTACTTCACTATTTCTAGAAAATGGTTATGACCTACACATGACACTCGATACCGAGATGTTCGATGAGACCATAAAATATACCGGTGTGGGTGCCGAAAACAATAATTTCTTAGCTGAGGAGGCCCTGTTAAAGGAAAAATTGCTGGATGGTGATTTCGATTCATTCGATGAGGCACAGTTGAAAGCAGCCTTGGAAAATGTAAAAAACGAGGTTAGCGCGTTTATAGAAAATGCCGGGGAGATAGACACCATGATCACTAATGATAGCAGAGAACGACTTGACGCTACATTACTGTCTTATGAGCGCTATTACGGCGGTATAATCTCACTTAGAAAAGACTTTCCAAAAGGGGCTCCCTCCCCTGTTTTTAAAGAGTACGAGAATTTTAATGGAGGAACAACCTCCTTATCAGATCTTAGAGGTAAATATGTGTATGTAGACGTATGGGCTACCTGGTGTGGACCCTGCAAAGTGGAAATTCCACATCTGAAAAAACTGGAAGCCGAATTTCACGATAAGAATATTGCTTTTGTGAGTATGTCCATAGACGATGACAAACGGCACGACGATTCGTGGGAGAAAGCACATCAGGCGTGGAAAGAGATGGTAGCCGATAAAGAATTAACAGGCGTTCAGATCATGGCTCCTAAAGGATGGGAGTCGGATTTTGTGAAAAATTACAAGATCAACGGAATTCCTCGATTCATCCTTATAGATCCTAATGGAAACGTTTTCGATCCCAATGCGCCACGACCATCAGATCCTAAACTAAAGGAACTATTGCAAACACTAATCTAA
- the hutH gene encoding histidine ammonia-lyase produces MQMTHYVSSDIMDLPILKEIIEEGRKLQLSEEAVLNINKSHDYLHNKIKTDDSPIYGINTGFGALCNVKISSENLSKLQENLVMSHACGTGEYVPKHVIRLMLLLKIQSLSYGHSGVQLKTVERLIDMFNNDILPVIYTQGSLGASGDLAPLAHLALPLIGKGEVYVKDKIVDAAQIMKKYNWEPITLEAKEGLALLNGTQFMSAYGVYILLRAHKLSYLADVISAVSLDAFDCNMSPFDPLVHLARPHRGQVKTAERMVYLLEESEIGKSEKENVQDPYSFRCIPQVHGASKDTILFAHRTFKTEINSVTDNPNIFVAEDKIISGGNFHGQPLALALDYLSIALAELANISERRTFQLVSGLRGLPDFLVNNPGLNSGFMIPQYTAASIVSQNKQLATPASVDSIVSSNGQEDHVSMGANAATKCYKVLENLETVLAIELLNASQALEFRRPKKSSPFLESFVSSFRNAVPFVDEDRLLADDIHTAIGFIQNMNIESDILFN; encoded by the coding sequence ATGCAAATGACACATTACGTAAGTAGTGATATAATGGACCTGCCTATTCTCAAAGAGATCATTGAAGAAGGTAGAAAACTTCAACTATCAGAAGAAGCTGTTCTAAATATCAACAAATCCCACGATTATCTCCACAATAAAATAAAGACCGATGATAGCCCGATTTATGGGATTAATACAGGTTTTGGAGCCTTATGTAATGTTAAAATATCTTCAGAAAACCTCTCTAAACTGCAAGAAAATCTAGTGATGTCTCATGCGTGCGGCACAGGTGAATACGTTCCAAAACATGTGATCCGCCTCATGTTATTATTAAAAATACAGTCTTTGAGCTATGGACATAGTGGGGTTCAGCTTAAAACAGTAGAACGGTTAATAGACATGTTCAATAACGATATATTGCCGGTGATTTATACCCAGGGAAGTTTGGGTGCTTCGGGCGACCTGGCACCTTTGGCGCACCTGGCCCTGCCGTTAATTGGCAAAGGGGAGGTGTATGTGAAGGACAAGATTGTAGATGCGGCTCAGATTATGAAAAAATATAATTGGGAGCCGATCACCCTGGAAGCTAAGGAAGGTCTTGCACTGCTTAACGGAACTCAATTTATGAGCGCATACGGTGTTTATATATTACTTCGTGCCCATAAATTGTCCTATCTGGCTGATGTGATAAGTGCTGTTTCTTTAGATGCGTTCGACTGCAATATGAGTCCGTTCGATCCTCTTGTACACTTGGCACGACCCCATCGTGGACAGGTAAAGACAGCAGAGCGCATGGTATACCTGCTTGAAGAAAGTGAAATAGGCAAGAGTGAAAAGGAAAATGTGCAGGATCCCTATTCGTTTCGATGTATCCCCCAGGTTCATGGAGCCAGTAAAGACACTATTTTATTTGCACATAGAACTTTTAAAACAGAGATAAATTCGGTTACAGACAATCCAAATATCTTCGTTGCCGAAGATAAGATCATTTCAGGAGGGAATTTTCACGGACAGCCTTTAGCCCTTGCACTGGATTATCTCTCCATAGCGCTTGCCGAATTAGCCAATATATCTGAACGACGCACATTCCAATTGGTGTCCGGTTTAAGAGGATTGCCCGATTTCCTGGTAAACAACCCCGGCCTGAACAGTGGTTTTATGATCCCACAGTATACAGCTGCTAGTATTGTGAGCCAGAACAAACAACTTGCCACTCCTGCATCTGTGGATTCGATTGTGTCTTCAAACGGGCAGGAAGATCACGTAAGTATGGGGGCAAATGCAGCCACAAAATGTTACAAGGTGTTAGAGAACCTGGAAACGGTGCTTGCGATCGAACTACTTAATGCATCTCAGGCGCTCGAATTTAGAAGGCCTAAAAAATCTTCTCCATTTTTGGAGAGTTTTGTAAGTTCATTTAGGAATGCGGTTCCTTTTGTGGATGAAGACAGACTACTGGCCGATGACATTCATACGGCGATAGGATTTATACAAAATATGAATATCGAAAGTGATATTTTATTTAATTAG
- a CDS encoding SpoIIAA family protein: protein MNYSLMNSNEKHIETFDFGVAELHRDYILMVMNEGITVDFEINRQLCEYAANYYKNRQFGYITHRKNSYSVDPYVYKETSKLKGLVAFAIVSDKHIRRETAILEKIFLNKPLRTFKELNTAIAWVQSHTNSN from the coding sequence ATGAACTATTCCCTTATGAATTCCAATGAAAAACATATCGAAACTTTCGATTTTGGTGTGGCCGAATTACATCGGGATTATATCCTTATGGTTATGAACGAGGGAATAACTGTGGATTTCGAAATTAATAGACAACTATGCGAGTATGCTGCTAATTATTACAAGAACAGGCAATTTGGTTATATCACCCACCGAAAGAACTCATATTCGGTAGATCCTTATGTGTACAAGGAAACGTCAAAATTAAAAGGATTAGTTGCCTTTGCCATTGTATCTGATAAGCATATCCGGCGCGAAACCGCTATTCTTGAGAAAATATTTCTCAATAAACCTTTAAGGACCTTCAAAGAATTAAATACCGCAATTGCCTGGGTACAAAGCCACACAAATTCTAATTAA
- a CDS encoding TraR/DksA family transcriptional regulator has translation MKDKKQVKQRIIDEIEATNILVEKYRDLTKPIAPENAIGRVSRMDAINNKSVNEAALRKAENKLNNLQVALSKIDDPDFGYCISCKKEIPLGRILLMPHAVSCVNCAR, from the coding sequence ATGAAAGATAAAAAACAGGTAAAACAAAGAATAATCGATGAAATAGAAGCCACCAATATTCTTGTGGAAAAGTACCGCGATCTCACCAAGCCCATCGCTCCGGAAAATGCGATTGGGCGTGTTTCCCGAATGGATGCCATAAATAATAAATCGGTCAATGAAGCCGCTTTACGTAAGGCTGAAAATAAACTCAATAATCTGCAAGTAGCGCTTTCAAAAATTGATGATCCAGATTTCGGATACTGCATATCTTGTAAAAAAGAAATACCTTTAGGTAGGATACTTTTAATGCCTCATGCGGTTAGCTGTGTAAATTGTGCCAGATAA
- a CDS encoding ATP-dependent Clp protease ATP-binding subunit — protein sequence MDDNFSPRVKDVIAYSKEEALRLGHDFIGTEHLMLGLLRDGNGKAVTILNALDVDLNHLRRKVEILSPANPSAGSSTNDKKNLHLTRQAERALKTTFLEAKLFQSSSINTAHLLLCILRNENDPTTKLLNKLKVDYDGVKDQFKLMITNDEDYIESPSSESFPNEDDAAGEEDTSKENLFSGTSGKGNKKSKTPVLDNFGRDLTNLAEEGKLDPVVGREAEIQRVSQILSRRKKNNPLLIGEPGVGKSAIAEGLALRIIQRKVSRILYDKRVVTLDLASLVAGTKYRGQFEERMKAVMNELEKNDDIILFIDEIHTIVGAGGATGSLDASNMFKPALARGEIQCIGATTLDEYRQYIEKDGALERRFQKVLVEPTSVEETIEILQNIKDKYESHHNVSYTDAALEACVKLTNRYMTERFLPDKAIDALDEAGSRVHITNIHVPEKILEIEQKLEEVRELKNSVVKKQKYEEAAKLRDDEKNLEKELATQQEAWESESKLHKETVDEENVAEVVSMMTGVPVNRIAQTESNKLAELPDRIKGKVIGQDEAVSKVVKAIQRNRAGLKDPNKPIGSFIFLGQTGVGKTQLAKVLARELFDSENALVRVDMSEYMEKFAVSRLIGAPPGYVGYEEGGQLTEKIRRKPYAVVLLDEIEKAHPDVFNMLLQVLDDGYLTDSLGRKIDFRNTIIIMTSNIGARKLKDFGQGVGFGTAAKESQADSHAKSVIENALKKTFAPEFLNRVDDVMVFNPLEREHIHAIIDIELEKLYERISDIGYTLTLTDKAKDYIADKGFDKDYGARPLKRAIQKYIEDALAEEIINSNLREGDSIAMDLDEKKNELRIKIKKQKKTTES from the coding sequence ATGGATGATAATTTTTCCCCAAGAGTAAAAGATGTAATTGCGTACAGCAAGGAAGAGGCCCTAAGATTGGGCCACGATTTTATTGGTACCGAGCACCTCATGCTTGGATTACTTCGCGATGGGAATGGTAAAGCAGTAACAATCCTCAATGCCCTGGATGTGGATCTTAACCACCTAAGACGTAAAGTTGAGATATTAAGCCCTGCAAACCCAAGTGCGGGATCCAGTACAAACGATAAAAAGAACCTGCATCTTACTAGACAAGCAGAACGCGCTTTGAAAACAACCTTCCTTGAAGCTAAATTGTTTCAGAGTTCATCGATCAATACAGCACATTTGTTATTATGTATCCTTCGGAATGAGAACGATCCCACTACCAAATTGCTGAATAAACTGAAAGTAGATTATGATGGTGTAAAAGATCAATTTAAACTTATGATCACAAACGATGAAGATTATATAGAAAGCCCATCGTCCGAGTCATTTCCAAACGAGGATGATGCCGCAGGTGAAGAAGATACTTCCAAAGAGAATCTGTTTTCCGGAACCAGTGGCAAAGGGAACAAGAAATCTAAAACTCCTGTTTTAGATAACTTCGGAAGAGACCTTACCAATCTTGCCGAAGAAGGCAAGCTGGATCCGGTTGTGGGCCGGGAAGCCGAAATTCAACGTGTTTCACAAATACTGAGCCGTAGAAAGAAGAACAATCCACTACTCATTGGAGAACCCGGAGTGGGTAAATCGGCTATTGCCGAAGGCCTCGCCCTACGAATCATTCAACGTAAAGTGTCTCGTATATTATACGACAAACGCGTGGTTACCCTCGACCTGGCGAGCCTGGTTGCAGGGACTAAATATCGCGGGCAGTTTGAGGAACGAATGAAGGCCGTGATGAACGAATTAGAGAAGAATGACGATATTATTCTATTCATTGATGAGATACATACCATAGTGGGTGCAGGAGGTGCTACAGGCTCTCTGGATGCTTCCAATATGTTTAAACCTGCTCTTGCGCGGGGAGAGATTCAATGTATAGGCGCAACTACCCTGGACGAATACAGGCAGTATATTGAAAAAGACGGTGCCCTGGAACGAAGATTCCAAAAGGTGCTGGTAGAGCCTACATCGGTTGAGGAAACTATCGAAATACTTCAGAATATCAAAGACAAATATGAGTCGCATCATAACGTAAGTTATACAGACGCGGCCCTGGAAGCCTGTGTGAAACTCACCAACAGGTATATGACCGAGAGATTTTTACCAGACAAGGCTATAGACGCACTTGATGAAGCCGGTTCACGTGTTCATATTACCAATATCCATGTTCCTGAGAAGATCCTGGAGATAGAACAAAAACTGGAGGAAGTACGTGAACTTAAGAATTCTGTGGTGAAAAAACAGAAATACGAGGAAGCTGCAAAATTGCGCGACGACGAAAAGAATCTCGAGAAAGAACTCGCTACTCAACAGGAAGCCTGGGAAAGTGAATCCAAATTACACAAGGAAACCGTAGATGAGGAAAATGTAGCTGAAGTAGTATCGATGATGACCGGTGTTCCGGTAAATCGTATCGCCCAGACGGAAAGTAACAAACTGGCCGAGTTACCCGATCGTATCAAAGGTAAAGTAATTGGGCAGGATGAAGCTGTTTCGAAGGTTGTGAAAGCGATACAACGAAACCGTGCTGGACTCAAAGACCCTAATAAGCCTATTGGTTCCTTCATATTTCTGGGGCAAACAGGTGTTGGAAAAACCCAACTTGCAAAAGTACTGGCAAGAGAACTTTTCGATAGCGAGAATGCTCTTGTTCGTGTAGATATGAGCGAGTATATGGAAAAATTCGCAGTGTCCAGATTGATCGGAGCGCCTCCGGGATATGTGGGCTACGAAGAAGGTGGACAACTTACCGAGAAGATACGCAGAAAACCTTATGCGGTTGTTTTGCTGGATGAAATTGAGAAAGCACACCCGGACGTTTTCAATATGTTACTCCAAGTGCTGGACGACGGATATTTAACAGATAGCCTTGGCAGGAAGATCGATTTCAGAAATACCATAATAATCATGACCTCCAATATTGGAGCGAGAAAACTGAAGGACTTCGGACAAGGTGTAGGTTTTGGAACTGCAGCTAAGGAAAGTCAGGCAGATTCGCACGCGAAAAGTGTTATTGAGAATGCGCTTAAAAAGACATTCGCGCCCGAATTCCTCAATCGAGTGGATGATGTGATGGTGTTCAATCCACTGGAAAGAGAACATATACACGCAATTATCGATATTGAATTGGAAAAGCTGTATGAACGAATTTCCGACATCGGCTATACCCTTACCCTTACAGATAAAGCTAAGGATTATATTGCCGATAAAGGCTTCGACAAGGATTATGGTGCAAGGCCACTTAAAAGAGCTATTCAGAAATACATAGAAGACGCCCTGGCCGAAGAGATCATAAATTCGAATCTGCGTGAAGGCGATTCAATTGCCATGGATCTGGATGAAAAGAAAAACGAACTCAGGATCAAGATCAAGAAACAAAAGAAGACAACAGAGTCTTAG
- the gyrA gene encoding DNA gyrase subunit A, with the protein MAEGEKLIPINIEDEMKSAYIDYSMSVIVSRALPDVRDGMKPVHRRVLYGMHELGVRSNSAHKKSARIVGEVLGKYHPHGDTSVYDAMVRMAQEWSLRYMLVDGQGNFGSIDGDSPAAMRYTEARMRKISEDMLSDIDKETVDHQLNFDDTLQEPTVLPTRVPGLLINGASGIAVGMATNMPPHNISEVIDGTIAYIENHEIEIDELMQHVKAPDFPTGGVIYGYEGVKEAFHTGRGRIVMRGKANFEEINGRECIVVTEIPYQVNKANMIKKTADLVNDKKIDGISNIRDESDRNGMRIVYILKRDAIPNIVLNMLYKYTELQSSFSVNNIALVKGRPRLLNLKEMIHYFVEHRHEVVTRRTEYLLRKAEERAHILEGLIIASDNIDEVIALIRASSNAEEAREKLMETFELSEIQAKAIVEMRLRQLTGLEQDKLRSEYEELMATIEDYKDILDKKERRMQIIKEELEEIKSKYGDERRSVIEYAGGDVSITDLIADEKVVITISHAGYIKRTSLTEYKKQNRGGVGQKASATRNEDFLEHLFVGTNHQYMLFFTQKGKCFWMRVFEIPEGSRTSKGRAIQNLINIEQDDKVKAFICTQDLKDEDYINNHYVIMATKKGQVKKTPLEQYSRPRTNGINAITIKEDDELLEAKLTNGESQVMLAVKSGKAIRFEEEKTRPMGRNASGVRGITLGHKDDEVIGMIAIEDAETEILVVSENGYGKRSSIEDYRITNRGGKGVKTINVTEKTGNLVAIKNVTDSDDLMIINKSGIAIRMAVEDLRVMGRATQGVRLIKVREDDAIAAVAKVMHDEDDVDENGDVIEGDMPEPENGTTLDNSDADTDNNE; encoded by the coding sequence ATGGCTGAAGGCGAAAAACTGATCCCGATAAATATTGAAGATGAAATGAAATCTGCGTACATAGATTACTCTATGTCCGTCATAGTGTCACGAGCACTGCCAGATGTGCGGGATGGAATGAAACCTGTTCACAGGCGCGTTCTTTACGGAATGCACGAGTTAGGAGTTAGGTCGAATAGTGCCCATAAAAAATCTGCGAGAATAGTAGGGGAGGTTCTTGGTAAGTACCACCCACATGGAGATACCTCTGTTTACGACGCTATGGTACGTATGGCTCAGGAATGGAGCCTTCGTTATATGCTGGTGGATGGACAAGGTAATTTTGGATCCATCGATGGTGATAGTCCGGCTGCGATGCGTTATACGGAAGCTCGTATGCGCAAGATCTCGGAGGATATGCTGTCTGATATTGATAAAGAGACGGTAGACCATCAATTAAACTTCGATGATACCTTACAGGAGCCTACCGTGCTTCCTACGAGAGTCCCGGGCCTATTGATCAATGGTGCATCCGGGATAGCTGTTGGGATGGCAACTAATATGCCGCCTCATAACATCAGTGAAGTTATAGATGGTACCATTGCCTATATAGAAAATCACGAGATCGAGATCGATGAACTAATGCAGCACGTAAAGGCGCCGGATTTCCCTACAGGAGGCGTTATTTATGGTTATGAAGGCGTAAAGGAGGCCTTTCATACAGGGAGAGGCCGAATTGTTATGCGTGGCAAGGCCAATTTTGAAGAGATCAACGGTCGTGAATGTATAGTTGTTACTGAAATCCCATACCAGGTGAATAAGGCTAATATGATCAAGAAAACAGCCGATCTGGTGAACGATAAGAAAATTGATGGTATCTCTAATATCAGGGATGAATCAGACCGAAATGGAATGCGGATCGTTTATATCCTGAAGCGCGACGCCATTCCGAACATTGTTCTGAATATGTTATATAAATACACAGAGCTGCAATCCAGCTTTAGTGTGAATAATATTGCCCTTGTAAAAGGACGCCCAAGATTACTGAACCTCAAGGAAATGATCCACTATTTTGTGGAGCATCGCCATGAAGTTGTGACCCGCCGTACCGAATATTTACTTCGGAAAGCAGAAGAGCGTGCGCATATTCTGGAAGGACTTATTATAGCTTCCGATAATATTGACGAAGTGATTGCCCTTATACGTGCTTCCTCCAACGCAGAAGAGGCTCGTGAAAAACTGATGGAAACGTTCGAGCTGTCTGAGATCCAGGCAAAGGCGATCGTTGAAATGCGATTGAGACAACTTACCGGTCTTGAACAGGATAAACTGCGAAGTGAATACGAAGAATTGATGGCGACCATCGAAGATTATAAAGATATTCTTGATAAGAAAGAGCGCAGAATGCAGATCATCAAGGAGGAACTCGAAGAGATCAAGTCCAAATACGGAGATGAGAGACGATCTGTGATCGAATATGCCGGAGGCGATGTGAGTATAACCGATCTTATTGCCGACGAAAAAGTGGTAATCACCATTTCGCATGCAGGATATATCAAGCGTACTTCTCTTACAGAATACAAAAAACAAAATCGTGGTGGAGTAGGCCAGAAGGCATCGGCAACGCGAAACGAGGATTTCCTCGAGCATTTGTTCGTGGGAACCAATCATCAATATATGCTGTTCTTCACTCAAAAAGGGAAATGTTTCTGGATGAGAGTGTTCGAAATTCCGGAAGGAAGTAGAACCTCCAAAGGCCGTGCGATACAGAACCTTATCAATATTGAACAGGACGACAAGGTGAAAGCTTTCATTTGTACTCAGGATCTCAAGGATGAAGACTATATCAACAATCATTATGTGATCATGGCAACTAAAAAAGGCCAGGTTAAAAAAACTCCTCTTGAACAGTATTCGCGTCCGCGTACCAATGGTATTAACGCTATTACCATTAAAGAAGATGACGAACTTCTTGAAGCTAAGCTTACCAATGGTGAAAGCCAGGTGATGCTCGCAGTAAAAAGTGGAAAAGCCATTCGTTTTGAAGAAGAGAAGACTCGGCCTATGGGACGAAATGCATCCGGTGTTCGGGGAATTACACTGGGACATAAGGATGATGAAGTAATTGGAATGATCGCTATTGAAGATGCTGAAACCGAAATATTGGTTGTGTCTGAAAATGGATACGGCAAACGATCGAGCATTGAAGATTATCGTATCACAAACCGAGGAGGGAAAGGTGTTAAGACCATAAATGTTACGGAAAAAACCGGTAACTTAGTAGCCATCAAGAATGTAACCGATTCGGATGACCTGATGATCATCAATAAGTCCGGGATCGCAATAAGAATGGCTGTTGAAGACCTTAGAGTCATGGGACGAGCTACCCAGGGTGTTCGATTAATTAAGGTGAGAGAGGATGATGCAATAGCCGCTGTGGCCAAGGTCATGCACGATGAAGATGATGTTGATGAAAACGGCGATGTGATTGAAGGTGATATGCCTGAACCGGAAAATGGCACCACTCTTGATAATAGTGATGCGGATACTGATAATAACGAATAA
- a CDS encoding tetratricopeptide repeat protein — MRKQFLLAGLLCMTVVAFGQKKEIKKAEKALGAGNVAEAIDYINQAESLLGAADNEMKAQFYVLKGKAYLAEAGTTDFNKLKTAADAFKMATELSPSGKVAEEAAIGKQNLRVALVNSAVADQNAQNYARAAEKLYTSYTIQKDTSDLYYAAGNAVNAKNLDKALEYYTTLLDMGYTGIREEFVATDIETGEDVVFASESDRNTNMLSGKYTNPTERMSESVRGDVLQKVTLIYISRNDNEKALALMKDAREANPDDPSLLRAEADMAYKMGDLEKYSRLMEEIIADDPNNPELYYNLGVGSANKGEAEKAIQYYKKALEIDPTFTNAKINIAATILAKEGPIIEEMNNLGTSQKDYDRYDELKEVKNGLYRDAMPYLEAAASDRPDNIELLRTLMNIYGQVGEDDKFKVAKAKLAELESKQ, encoded by the coding sequence ATGAGAAAACAATTTTTGCTGGCGGGGCTGTTATGTATGACAGTCGTTGCTTTCGGACAGAAAAAAGAAATTAAAAAAGCCGAGAAAGCATTGGGAGCCGGAAATGTGGCAGAAGCCATTGACTATATTAATCAGGCCGAATCGCTATTAGGAGCAGCCGATAACGAAATGAAGGCCCAATTTTATGTATTAAAAGGAAAAGCGTATTTGGCGGAAGCCGGAACGACCGATTTCAATAAATTAAAAACAGCAGCGGATGCCTTTAAAATGGCTACCGAACTCTCTCCTTCAGGAAAAGTAGCAGAGGAAGCGGCGATTGGAAAGCAAAACCTGAGAGTAGCCCTGGTGAATAGTGCTGTGGCAGATCAGAATGCGCAAAATTATGCACGGGCGGCCGAGAAATTATACACCAGCTATACCATTCAGAAAGATACTTCCGATCTGTACTATGCAGCAGGTAATGCTGTTAATGCGAAGAATTTGGATAAGGCACTGGAGTATTATACCACCTTACTTGATATGGGCTATACAGGTATAAGAGAGGAATTTGTCGCAACCGATATTGAAACCGGGGAAGATGTGGTTTTTGCTTCGGAAAGTGACCGTAACACCAACATGCTTTCTGGAAAATATACCAATCCAACCGAAAGGATGTCAGAGTCTGTTCGTGGAGATGTACTTCAGAAAGTAACTCTTATATATATTAGCCGAAACGACAACGAAAAGGCTTTAGCTCTTATGAAAGATGCTCGTGAGGCCAATCCGGATGATCCAAGTTTATTACGAGCCGAGGCTGATATGGCCTACAAAATGGGCGACCTGGAAAAATACAGCCGGTTAATGGAAGAGATCATTGCCGATGATCCTAATAACCCGGAACTGTATTACAACCTTGGAGTAGGAAGTGCAAATAAAGGAGAAGCCGAAAAGGCCATACAGTATTATAAAAAGGCTCTTGAAATTGATCCTACTTTCACCAATGCCAAGATCAATATTGCAGCTACAATTCTTGCAAAGGAGGGACCCATCATTGAAGAGATGAACAATCTGGGTACATCGCAAAAAGATTACGACCGTTACGACGAATTAAAAGAAGTAAAGAATGGCCTTTATCGTGATGCCATGCCATACCTGGAAGCGGCAGCTAGCGATCGTCCGGACAACATCGAATTATTGAGAACTCTAATGAATATCTACGGACAAGTAGGCGAGGATGATAAATTCAAGGTTGCGAAAGCCAAACTGGCAGAATTGGAAAGCAAACAATAA
- a CDS encoding C40 family peptidase has protein sequence MKHGICNLSIVPLRAEASDRSEMVSQLLYGETFKILDHRKKWSRVKLHLDKYEGWIDNKQFTAISKEDFNKLNDLPKQLLADLVNFLTNEREELNLITIGSNVAATKYLGHTFEGNRVESPLPKSAIVETALLFLNTPYLWGGKSPFGIDCSGFTQLVYKLCGYSLLRDASDQASQGEALSFIEESEPGDLVFFDNTDGDIIHVGIIMADHHIIHAHGKVRIDRLDHTGIFNREQRTHTHKLRVIKRIV, from the coding sequence ATGAAACACGGCATTTGCAATTTAAGTATCGTCCCTTTACGCGCCGAGGCATCAGACCGAAGCGAAATGGTTAGCCAACTTCTTTACGGTGAAACTTTTAAGATCCTGGATCATAGAAAAAAATGGAGCCGTGTTAAACTTCACTTAGATAAGTACGAGGGGTGGATAGATAACAAGCAATTTACCGCTATTTCCAAGGAGGATTTTAATAAATTGAATGATCTGCCCAAACAGTTATTGGCGGATCTGGTTAATTTCTTAACTAACGAAAGGGAGGAACTAAATCTTATCACTATCGGTAGTAATGTAGCCGCGACTAAATATCTTGGGCATACCTTTGAAGGTAACCGGGTAGAGAGCCCATTACCTAAATCCGCAATTGTCGAAACGGCCTTATTATTTCTTAACACCCCCTATCTATGGGGCGGTAAATCTCCTTTTGGGATCGATTGCAGCGGATTCACCCAACTCGTTTATAAACTATGTGGTTATAGTTTACTCAGGGACGCCAGTGATCAGGCTTCTCAGGGTGAGGCGTTGAGTTTTATTGAAGAAAGCGAGCCGGGAGATCTGGTATTTTTCGACAATACCGATGGCGATATCATTCATGTGGGGATCATCATGGCCGATCATCATATCATACATGCTCATGGAAAAGTTCGGATTGATCGCCTGGACCATACCGGCATCTTCAATCGTGAACAAAGAACACACACCCATAAACTGCGTGTTATAAAACGTATCGTATAA